One part of the Candidatus Aquiluna sp. UB-MaderosW2red genome encodes these proteins:
- a CDS encoding glutaredoxin domain-containing protein yields the protein MAAIEFYGADWCSDCRRSKSLLNTLGVEFAMFDVAESAEMAQKSKDISGKTSIPVIKFEDGVFLVEPSDAVLHAELTVRGLI from the coding sequence ATGGCTGCAATTGAGTTTTATGGCGCTGACTGGTGTTCAGACTGCAGAAGGTCCAAGTCACTGCTAAACACTCTGGGTGTTGAATTTGCAATGTTTGATGTTGCGGAGAGTGCCGAAATGGCTCAAAAGTCCAAAGACATATCGGGCAAGACCAGTATTCCAGTGATTAAATTCGAAGACGGAGTCTTCTTGGTTGAGCCTTCAGACGCAGTTTTGCACGCCGAGCTAACAGTGCGCGGGCTAATTTAG
- a CDS encoding HAD-IA family hydrolase codes for MLSFYQGLLFDNDGVLVESMHGATEAWRLWGKEFSPGFELLQSHHGMRAQDLVLELVGAENFKVANDRINQLELKVAHLTTALKGAVELTTSLVAGTWTVVTSANQELAAARLTAAGMPIPKELVSATDVSKGKPDPEPYLLGAKRLGLDISECVVFEDAAAGIQAGLEAGAGLLVGVTEYAMDTQADLVVSSLMGITFKDGELFIPDSLRLR; via the coding sequence TTGCTTAGTTTCTATCAGGGCCTCTTATTCGATAACGACGGGGTGCTGGTTGAATCTATGCATGGCGCGACCGAAGCCTGGCGGCTTTGGGGAAAGGAGTTCTCGCCTGGGTTTGAGCTTCTTCAAAGCCACCACGGTATGAGGGCCCAAGATTTAGTTTTGGAATTGGTTGGCGCCGAAAACTTCAAAGTGGCAAATGATCGAATCAATCAGCTCGAGCTCAAGGTGGCGCACCTAACTACCGCACTAAAAGGTGCTGTCGAACTCACGACTTCTTTAGTTGCCGGAACTTGGACTGTTGTAACAAGCGCCAACCAGGAGCTGGCGGCTGCCCGGCTGACAGCCGCTGGAATGCCAATTCCAAAGGAGCTGGTGTCGGCGACAGATGTTTCAAAAGGCAAGCCTGATCCTGAGCCATATTTATTGGGAGCCAAGCGACTGGGTTTGGATATCTCCGAATGCGTGGTGTTTGAAGATGCCGCAGCCGGGATTCAAGCCGGGCTTGAAGCCGGTGCGGGCCTACTGGTTGGAGTGACCGAATACGCTATGGATACCCAGGCGGATTTGGTAGTTTCTTCTCTGATGGGAATTACATTCAAGGATGGCGAATTGTTCATTCCAGATAGCTTGAGATTGAGATAG
- a CDS encoding TM0106 family RecB-like putative nuclease, translating to MRIREGIWSFDSRDLMRSQCSHCMRLSVGRELKIPGVELLVREHYQAPDNLAIRYGIKYEAQLEKELLLNLDGLVQAPNDNSMDSTIELMQQGVPVIYQGSLRGGSGEVVFSGRPDFLLRADYRFVFSQAGLTAIPFGNDSRGYSAWDAKLSSSAKPDYQNQVALYLDVLESIGLAAKTEHGLILGSREIIGFDPAVLLAQLAPKRAEFLGAVKKFVDSRPKLLADVGVLICDASSYCDICEYPSLCEETRHESNHLQLVAGITRVQIASLNRSGVQSVRQLADFSGETDKLSEQKVQQLSLQARLQQQTYDTGQHFVKVVNQDALDALPKPNNADMFFDLEGFTFFPEPGGLEYLFGWTSVDKGEEFHHNWADDRQGEKESFAIFVKELIHRQQRFPGSKVYHYANYEQSALRKLAIRHNIYQVEVQRFLERGVFVDLYKLVKSALVISQESYSIKKLENYYEFKRGSDVKEAMGSMDYYDQYLTALSEDKSQAEMLKRQVIAYNQDDCASTLALYKWLLTL from the coding sequence ATGAGAATTCGTGAAGGCATTTGGAGCTTTGATTCCCGAGACTTGATGCGCTCCCAATGCAGTCACTGCATGAGGCTTTCAGTAGGTCGCGAACTGAAAATCCCGGGAGTTGAATTGCTCGTGCGGGAGCACTACCAGGCTCCCGATAACCTTGCGATTCGATACGGAATTAAATATGAGGCCCAGCTGGAAAAGGAGCTTCTTTTGAATCTCGACGGATTAGTTCAAGCCCCGAATGACAACTCAATGGACTCCACCATCGAACTCATGCAGCAAGGAGTTCCGGTCATCTACCAGGGAAGCCTTCGGGGTGGATCTGGCGAAGTTGTGTTTTCAGGACGGCCCGATTTCTTATTGCGAGCCGACTACCGTTTTGTTTTCAGCCAGGCGGGCCTCACAGCAATTCCCTTCGGAAATGACTCCAGAGGATACAGCGCCTGGGATGCAAAGCTTTCCAGCTCAGCCAAACCCGACTATCAAAATCAAGTGGCGCTCTACCTTGATGTTTTGGAATCCATCGGACTAGCAGCGAAAACCGAGCACGGCCTGATATTGGGCTCCCGGGAAATCATCGGCTTTGACCCAGCGGTGCTGCTTGCACAACTAGCGCCCAAGCGCGCTGAATTTCTCGGCGCCGTGAAAAAATTCGTGGATTCCAGACCAAAGTTGCTAGCGGATGTTGGGGTGCTAATTTGCGATGCTTCCAGCTATTGCGATATTTGCGAGTACCCCTCGCTGTGTGAGGAAACTCGCCATGAATCAAACCATCTGCAATTAGTTGCTGGAATCACGCGCGTGCAGATTGCCTCGCTGAATCGCTCCGGAGTGCAGTCAGTGAGACAGCTCGCTGACTTCTCGGGTGAGACTGACAAACTAAGTGAGCAAAAAGTGCAACAGCTTTCTCTTCAAGCCAGACTGCAGCAGCAGACCTACGACACCGGACAGCATTTTGTGAAGGTAGTCAATCAGGATGCACTCGATGCCCTCCCAAAGCCAAATAACGCCGATATGTTCTTTGATCTTGAGGGCTTTACTTTCTTTCCAGAACCTGGTGGTTTGGAATATCTCTTCGGCTGGACAAGTGTGGATAAGGGCGAAGAGTTTCACCATAATTGGGCCGATGATCGGCAGGGTGAGAAGGAGTCCTTTGCAATATTTGTCAAAGAGCTAATTCATCGTCAGCAACGCTTCCCTGGCTCCAAGGTCTATCACTACGCAAATTACGAACAGAGCGCTCTTAGGAAACTGGCAATCCGGCACAACATCTATCAGGTTGAGGTGCAGCGGTTTCTAGAACGCGGAGTATTTGTGGATCTTTATAAATTAGTGAAGTCCGCTCTGGTAATTTCCCAAGAGAGCTATTCAATAAAGAAATTAGAAAACTACTACGAATTCAAAAGAGGCTCAGATGTCAAAGAAGCAATGGGATCGATGGACTACTACGACCAGTATCTAACCGCTTTGTCCGAAGACAAGTCTCAGGCAGAAATGCTAAAGCGCCAGGTGATCGCATACAACCAAGATGATTGTGCGAGCACGCTGGCGCTTTATAAGTGGCTATTAACTCTTTAG
- a CDS encoding PfkB family carbohydrate kinase, which yields MILVIGEALIDLIGKNDASGNFTAVVGGANANVALALARRGEPQQFLGRISTDGFGVQIRHRLSSNGVNLELAIAATEQATLAVASIDPAGVASYSFYINGTADWAWEPRELPSLEKLQELGVSAVQFGCLAMAIEPGNLVIEDWLLALYAAGAVTLSHDLNIRSALGFERSKELQRVQRTNSQSHIIKASDADLEWLFDLPAGADLDEICHLWSQGSKLVVLTRGASGASLYRGGKRIDVAAPKIQLVDTVGAGDTFMANFLAEINALAGLGAAPKPRLLKLSDQDLEQAAAIAAVAAGIVCERAGCEPPTKEEVGLRISE from the coding sequence ATGATTCTGGTAATTGGTGAAGCCCTTATAGATTTGATTGGCAAAAACGACGCGAGTGGCAACTTCACCGCAGTGGTTGGTGGCGCCAATGCGAATGTCGCACTGGCGTTAGCCAGAAGAGGTGAGCCGCAACAGTTTCTGGGGAGGATTTCAACCGACGGGTTTGGTGTCCAGATTCGCCACCGACTCTCCTCTAACGGTGTGAATCTGGAGCTTGCCATTGCAGCAACGGAGCAGGCCACTCTCGCGGTTGCGAGCATCGATCCTGCGGGTGTGGCTTCCTACAGCTTTTACATAAACGGCACGGCCGACTGGGCTTGGGAGCCCCGTGAGCTCCCAAGCCTCGAGAAGCTTCAAGAGCTCGGCGTGAGTGCGGTTCAGTTTGGGTGTCTTGCTATGGCTATAGAGCCGGGAAATTTAGTGATAGAAGACTGGCTGCTGGCTCTTTATGCAGCCGGGGCGGTCACGCTTTCTCACGATTTGAACATCCGCTCAGCACTGGGATTTGAAAGATCGAAAGAACTTCAAAGGGTGCAGCGAACCAACAGTCAAAGCCACATTATCAAAGCATCCGACGCCGATTTAGAATGGCTCTTCGACCTACCCGCTGGTGCGGATTTGGATGAAATTTGCCACCTCTGGTCTCAGGGCTCAAAGCTTGTAGTCCTAACTCGCGGTGCAAGCGGTGCATCGCTTTACCGCGGCGGAAAAAGGATTGATGTCGCAGCCCCAAAGATTCAACTGGTTGACACCGTGGGAGCTGGCGACACCTTCATGGCTAACTTTTTAGCAGAGATTAATGCCCTGGCTGGCCTCGGAGCCGCCCCAAAGCCACGCCTTCTAAAACTAAGTGATCAAGACCTAGAACAGGCTGCCGCAATAGCCGCGGTTGCGGCCGGAATTGTTTGCGAGCGTGCTGGCTGCGAGCCTCCAACCAAGGAAGAAGTGGGCTTGCGTATCAGCGAGTAA
- the rplK gene encoding 50S ribosomal protein L11: MAPKKKITALIKLQINAGAANPAPPIGPALGQHGVNIMEFCTQYNAATADQRGNVVPVEITVYDDRSFTFILKTPPAAELIKKAAGVPKGSGTPHTVKVAHLTNDQVMKIAEMKMSDLNANDINQAAKIIAGTARSMGVTVDL; the protein is encoded by the coding sequence ATGGCACCCAAGAAAAAAATCACAGCTCTGATCAAGCTTCAGATCAATGCTGGCGCTGCTAACCCAGCTCCGCCCATTGGACCTGCACTAGGTCAGCACGGTGTGAACATCATGGAGTTCTGCACCCAGTACAACGCAGCCACTGCTGACCAGCGTGGCAATGTTGTTCCGGTTGAGATCACCGTGTATGACGACCGTAGCTTCACATTCATCCTCAAGACCCCGCCAGCTGCTGAGCTAATCAAAAAGGCAGCCGGAGTTCCTAAGGGTTCAGGCACCCCGCACACCGTCAAGGTCGCGCACCTAACCAATGATCAGGTCATGAAGATTGCTGAAATGAAGATGTCCGACCTAAATGCGAACGACATCAACCAGGCAGCAAAGATCATCGCTGGAACTGCTCGCTCCATGGGCGTAACAGTAGATCTGTAA
- the rplJ gene encoding 50S ribosomal protein L10 has product MADKKAQVAELTEKFSSSSAVVLTEYRGLTVAKLKQLRRSMADDATFVIAKNTLIMIAAKNAGVTAFEGQLFGPTAMTFVHGDPVTAAKALKDFAKTNPLLVIKTGVMDGIALSEADVKKLADLESREVLLAQAAGVFKASLYKAAYTFNALPSSAVRVVDALRQKQESN; this is encoded by the coding sequence ATGGCAGACAAGAAAGCGCAAGTTGCCGAGCTAACGGAGAAATTCAGTAGCTCATCAGCAGTTGTCCTTACTGAATACCGCGGACTCACTGTGGCGAAGCTTAAGCAGCTTCGCCGCTCAATGGCTGATGACGCAACATTTGTCATTGCAAAAAACACCCTGATCATGATTGCTGCAAAAAACGCAGGCGTCACCGCATTTGAAGGACAGTTATTTGGTCCAACTGCAATGACGTTTGTGCACGGCGACCCCGTGACCGCAGCAAAAGCACTCAAGGATTTTGCAAAGACTAACCCGCTGCTTGTGATTAAGACCGGTGTCATGGATGGCATCGCACTTTCAGAAGCAGATGTGAAGAAGCTTGCAGATCTCGAATCCCGCGAAGTGCTATTGGCTCAGGCCGCTGGTGTCTTCAAGGCTTCGCTATACAAGGCTGCCTACACCTTCAACGCGCTGCCTTCATCGGCAGTTCGCGTAGTCGACGCGCTGCGTCAAAAGCAAGAGTCCAACTAA
- a CDS encoding response regulator transcription factor gives MNNFDPKKTRHVVLVENEPLMRDLLARAIESAGFRVTTAANAADAKRALISVDPDAFVLDIELGPGPNGFDFAEVVMKKSPSTGIVFLTNLPDPRFGGKAQNVVKKNQAYLRKSEIYSGEELVLALEAVLRDQVTKEYRHDLVSNDSISSLSARQIQTLQLVSEGRTNTQIAKVRGISVRAVESMLSRIFGILEIDPNSSNPRVEASSRFHQLRSQIE, from the coding sequence TTGAATAATTTCGACCCCAAAAAAACCAGGCACGTTGTCCTGGTTGAAAATGAACCCCTCATGCGGGACCTATTGGCGCGGGCAATCGAGTCTGCAGGTTTCAGAGTCACCACAGCAGCCAACGCCGCTGACGCCAAAAGAGCGCTTATTTCAGTTGACCCAGACGCCTTTGTTTTAGACATTGAATTGGGACCTGGGCCCAATGGTTTTGATTTCGCCGAAGTTGTGATGAAGAAATCCCCATCAACCGGAATCGTATTTTTGACCAATTTGCCCGATCCGCGCTTTGGCGGCAAGGCCCAAAACGTAGTAAAAAAGAATCAGGCCTATTTGCGCAAGTCGGAGATCTACAGTGGCGAAGAACTTGTCCTAGCCCTAGAGGCAGTGCTGCGGGACCAGGTTACGAAGGAATACCGCCATGACCTAGTTTCGAATGATTCAATTTCCAGTCTCTCGGCAAGGCAAATCCAAACTCTGCAATTGGTCTCTGAAGGCAGAACGAATACTCAGATTGCAAAGGTTCGTGGAATTAGCGTTCGGGCAGTCGAGAGCATGCTCTCGCGAATATTTGGAATTTTGGAAATTGATCCAAATTCCTCCAACCCCCGGGTGGAGGCATCAAGTCGATTTCATCAACTAAGAAGCCAAATCGAGTAA
- the nusG gene encoding transcription termination/antitermination protein NusG — translation MSDLNFSDDSVVSEPVEIAEPATDENVDLDNTDLAEASDEASHEMDGFHIEEAPTETAEEVPAPIEEDPYHKFRQELREQSGKWYVVHSYAGYERRVKQNIETRKAALVGGDEILQIEVPMEESIEIKNGQRKLVSKVRIPGYVLVRMEMTEESWSLVRHTPAVTGFVGNSQHPTPLRPNEAFEMLKPLYTPEETEEVKSAKASGKAKGKSIPIKIDFSVGESILIKDGSFAGLPGTISEIKPESGKVTVLVSLFERETPVELSFDQVGPLN, via the coding sequence TTGTCAGATTTAAATTTCAGCGACGATTCAGTCGTTAGTGAGCCGGTGGAAATTGCCGAGCCTGCTACCGACGAGAACGTCGACCTAGACAACACCGATCTAGCCGAGGCTAGCGATGAAGCAAGCCACGAGATGGATGGCTTCCACATCGAAGAGGCCCCCACCGAGACGGCGGAAGAAGTGCCAGCGCCCATCGAAGAAGACCCGTATCACAAATTTCGCCAGGAGCTTCGCGAGCAGAGTGGCAAGTGGTATGTAGTCCACTCCTATGCGGGTTACGAGCGCAGGGTCAAGCAGAATATTGAAACTCGCAAGGCGGCCCTGGTGGGTGGCGATGAGATTCTACAGATCGAAGTTCCAATGGAAGAGTCCATTGAGATCAAAAACGGTCAACGCAAACTTGTTTCCAAAGTTCGCATCCCCGGCTACGTGTTGGTCCGAATGGAGATGACCGAAGAGAGCTGGTCACTAGTGCGCCATACCCCGGCCGTAACAGGTTTTGTCGGAAACTCGCAGCACCCCACTCCACTAAGGCCAAACGAAGCTTTTGAAATGCTCAAGCCGCTTTATACCCCGGAAGAAACCGAAGAGGTTAAAAGTGCTAAGGCAAGCGGCAAAGCCAAGGGCAAGAGCATTCCCATCAAAATCGATTTCTCGGTCGGCGAATCCATCCTCATCAAAGATGGTTCCTTTGCCGGTCTTCCAGGCACCATCTCGGAGATCAAGCCAGAATCTGGCAAGGTCACCGTACTGGTTTCACTATTCGAGCGTGAGACTCCAGTTGAGTTGTCCTTTGACCAGGTCGGCCCACTGAACTAA
- a CDS encoding pyridoxal phosphate-dependent aminotransferase — protein MSESRISKRIAAIAESATLKVDAKAKALKAQGKDVISFAAGEPDFATPAHIVEAALAAVRDPKNHRYTPAAGLPELREAIALKTKTDSGTEVSATQVTVTNGGKQAVYQAFAVILDPGDEVLVPTPYWTTYPEAIKLAGGKQVDVFAGSDKDYKVTVDQLEAAYNKNTKALLMCSPSNPTGAVYTKQEILDIGNWVASKPNLWVVSDEIYQNLTYDGAYAHSITELVPEIADRTIMVNGVAKTYAMTGWRLGWMVSPVDAAKAANNLQSHLTSNVSNISQRAGIAALTGDQAPVKDMLLAFDRRRQLAVNELNRIPGLVTPMPKGAFYVYADVSGLLGKSYQGVMLNNSLELADFALEKAEVAMVPGEAFGPSGYLRLSYALGDDQLLEGIQRLQKLFS, from the coding sequence ATGAGTGAATCCCGCATTTCAAAACGAATCGCAGCCATCGCCGAGTCCGCAACTCTTAAAGTGGACGCCAAAGCAAAAGCCTTGAAGGCCCAGGGCAAGGACGTCATTTCCTTCGCCGCGGGAGAACCGGATTTCGCAACCCCTGCCCACATAGTCGAGGCAGCACTTGCGGCCGTTAGGGACCCCAAAAACCACCGCTACACCCCTGCCGCAGGGCTCCCGGAATTGCGCGAAGCAATTGCCCTCAAAACCAAAACCGACTCCGGCACCGAGGTTTCTGCGACCCAGGTGACTGTCACCAACGGTGGCAAGCAAGCGGTTTACCAAGCCTTCGCGGTGATCCTTGATCCGGGTGATGAAGTGCTCGTGCCAACCCCTTATTGGACCACATATCCTGAGGCAATCAAGCTTGCCGGAGGCAAGCAGGTCGACGTGTTTGCGGGTAGCGATAAAGACTATAAGGTCACCGTCGACCAATTAGAAGCCGCCTATAACAAAAACACCAAGGCGCTTTTGATGTGCTCACCATCGAACCCAACCGGAGCCGTCTACACAAAACAAGAGATTCTCGACATCGGAAACTGGGTTGCCTCAAAGCCAAACCTGTGGGTTGTGTCCGATGAGATTTATCAAAACCTCACCTATGACGGGGCCTACGCCCACTCAATAACCGAACTGGTTCCTGAAATTGCGGACCGAACGATCATGGTCAACGGGGTTGCCAAGACCTATGCCATGACCGGTTGGAGACTCGGCTGGATGGTGAGCCCGGTAGATGCCGCTAAAGCTGCGAACAACCTGCAGTCTCACCTAACCTCCAATGTCTCCAACATCTCGCAGCGTGCTGGCATAGCCGCCCTCACCGGAGACCAAGCCCCCGTAAAGGACATGCTTCTAGCTTTTGACCGAAGGCGCCAGCTTGCGGTCAATGAGCTGAATAGGATTCCAGGGCTTGTGACCCCGATGCCAAAGGGTGCCTTCTATGTTTACGCAGACGTCTCGGGCCTATTGGGCAAGAGCTATCAAGGCGTAATGCTGAACAACTCTCTGGAACTTGCTGATTTTGCCCTAGAAAAGGCAGAGGTTGCAATGGTCCCGGGTGAAGCCTTTGGACCGAGCGGATATCTAAGACTGAGCTATGCCCTAGGCGATGACCAGTTGCTAGAAGGCATTCAAAGACTGCAGAAGCTATTTAGCTGA
- a CDS encoding DEAD/DEAH box helicase: MSKEYSPSRAPRSASDSAPKKRSVAPKWDAPKRDGAAAPKREGRPGYTSNKGDYVPKGERSGGRDFNSDRPNRDSSSSDRERSGGRDFNPSDRKPRAKSDRPDRVSRETGRDKVFEKARATTGKTFQGDKKLDRLQSTDAAEVVSFATFEEMGLPERLVDELVKMGAATPFPIQASTIPAALEGRHVLGRGKTGSGKTIAFGVPLVAFLAKAGNQPRVPFKPKALVLAPTRELADQIDRTLSQLAKSVGFFTTTIYGGVPQYRQEQALKRGVDIIIATPGRLEDLMAQGLVDLSSCERVVVDEADHMCDLGFVEPVNRILSASGESQKLLFSATLDQEVAQLVKKYMPSPYVYEVPGEVEESSDIDHKVLVIEPRDRSAVFHRLVQGSDRSIVFVRTKSTAEALAMSLNDAGVPTARLHGDLNQAQRTRNLERFTKGAARVMVATDVAARGIHVDDVKLVIQLDLPEEYKTYLHRAGRTGRAGRSGTVVSLVPMGRTRKAEDLLKRADRTAEFTQVKPGDAIIEELAGPIAPPPIVDFLDFGDSRFESMNRDKAKKDLRAKHTPNKLYQAKDRRYRGR, translated from the coding sequence ATGTCAAAAGAATATTCGCCTTCCCGCGCGCCTAGAAGCGCGTCCGACTCAGCCCCAAAAAAGCGCTCAGTAGCGCCAAAGTGGGACGCCCCTAAGCGCGATGGTGCAGCTGCACCAAAGCGCGAAGGCCGACCTGGCTACACATCTAATAAGGGTGACTACGTCCCAAAGGGCGAGCGCTCCGGCGGCCGTGATTTCAACTCCGACCGCCCAAACCGCGACTCTTCCAGCTCTGACCGCGAGCGCTCCGGCGGCCGCGATTTCAACCCTTCTGACCGCAAGCCAAGGGCAAAGTCCGACCGCCCGGACCGCGTATCACGCGAGACTGGCCGCGACAAAGTCTTCGAAAAGGCTCGTGCCACAACCGGCAAGACCTTCCAGGGCGATAAAAAACTAGACCGTTTGCAAAGCACCGATGCCGCCGAGGTTGTCTCTTTTGCAACATTCGAAGAGATGGGCCTTCCTGAGCGCCTAGTAGATGAGCTAGTCAAGATGGGTGCGGCAACCCCGTTCCCAATTCAGGCATCCACAATTCCGGCAGCCCTTGAAGGTCGCCACGTTTTGGGCCGCGGTAAAACTGGCTCTGGTAAGACCATCGCTTTTGGTGTTCCGCTAGTTGCATTTTTGGCCAAGGCTGGAAACCAGCCTCGGGTGCCATTCAAGCCAAAGGCTTTGGTCTTGGCTCCAACTCGCGAGCTGGCCGATCAGATCGACCGCACGCTTTCTCAGCTTGCTAAGTCCGTTGGCTTTTTCACCACAACCATTTACGGTGGTGTTCCTCAGTACCGCCAGGAGCAGGCCCTCAAGCGTGGCGTTGACATCATCATCGCAACCCCTGGTCGCCTAGAGGACCTGATGGCTCAGGGTTTGGTTGATCTTTCAAGCTGCGAGCGCGTGGTTGTTGACGAGGCTGACCACATGTGCGATTTGGGCTTTGTTGAGCCAGTGAACCGCATTTTGTCGGCATCCGGCGAGAGCCAGAAGCTTTTGTTCTCGGCAACCTTGGACCAAGAGGTAGCTCAGCTAGTGAAAAAATACATGCCGAGCCCTTATGTTTACGAGGTTCCGGGCGAGGTAGAAGAGTCTTCGGATATCGATCACAAGGTATTGGTAATTGAGCCTAGAGACCGCTCAGCCGTGTTTCACCGCCTCGTGCAAGGTAGCGACCGAAGCATCGTATTTGTTCGCACCAAGTCAACCGCGGAAGCACTGGCTATGTCACTTAACGATGCCGGTGTCCCAACCGCTCGTTTGCACGGTGACCTGAACCAGGCGCAGCGTACTCGCAACCTAGAGCGCTTCACCAAGGGTGCAGCTCGGGTCATGGTTGCAACCGATGTTGCAGCTCGTGGTATTCACGTTGATGACGTGAAGCTGGTTATTCAGCTTGATCTTCCAGAGGAATACAAGACCTACTTGCACCGCGCTGGTCGAACTGGCCGTGCCGGTCGCTCAGGAACAGTTGTGTCACTAGTTCCAATGGGTCGCACTCGCAAGGCGGAGGATCTGCTAAAGCGAGCTGACCGCACCGCTGAATTCACTCAGGTGAAGCCAGGGGATGCGATCATCGAAGAGCTAGCAGGCCCAATCGCGCCGCCACCAATTGTTGATTTCTTAGACTTTGGCGATTCAAGATTTGAGTCAATGAACCGCGATAAAGCGAAAAAGGACTTGCGCGCCAAGCACACTCCAAATAAGCTATACCAAGCCAAAGACCGCCGGTATCGCGGGCGCTAA
- the rplL gene encoding 50S ribosomal protein L7/L12, with product MAKLTAEQLIEAFKELTLIELSDFIKKFEEVFEVSAAAPVAVAAAAAPAEAVEEKTEFDVILEAAGDQKIQVIKEVRAITNLGLGEAKALVDAAPSTILEGAKKDAAEEAKAKLEAAGGKVTLK from the coding sequence ATGGCAAAGCTAACCGCTGAGCAGCTCATTGAAGCATTCAAGGAGCTAACACTGATCGAGCTTTCTGACTTCATCAAGAAGTTCGAAGAGGTATTCGAAGTATCCGCAGCCGCACCAGTTGCCGTTGCAGCTGCCGCAGCACCAGCCGAAGCAGTAGAAGAGAAGACTGAGTTTGACGTCATCTTGGAAGCAGCTGGCGACCAGAAGATCCAGGTCATCAAGGAGGTTCGTGCAATCACTAACCTCGGCCTAGGTGAGGCTAAGGCACTAGTAGACGCAGCTCCATCAACCATCCTTGAGGGTGCGAAGAAGGATGCAGCTGAAGAGGCCAAGGCAAAGCTAGAAGCAGCCGGTGGCAAGGTTACCCTAAAGTAA
- the secE gene encoding preprotein translocase subunit SecE, whose amino-acid sequence MAEENERASEDLVEVAKSDASKTKNPLQRAVLFIKQVLAELGKVTKPSRKELINFTGVVLGFVAVVMVIISGLDWVFLNVVTFVFAG is encoded by the coding sequence ATGGCAGAAGAGAACGAGAGAGCCTCGGAGGACCTGGTCGAAGTAGCGAAATCAGACGCTAGCAAGACTAAGAACCCTCTGCAGCGAGCTGTGCTTTTTATCAAGCAGGTGCTTGCCGAGCTCGGCAAGGTAACCAAGCCGAGCCGCAAAGAACTCATCAACTTCACCGGCGTGGTGCTCGGGTTCGTGGCCGTTGTGATGGTCATCATCTCCGGTTTGGACTGGGTGTTCCTAAACGTCGTAACCTTCGTATTTGCAGGATAA
- the rplA gene encoding 50S ribosomal protein L1, producing the protein MAKRSRAYLEAKAKLVEGKLYSPEESAALAIDTAGKKTNSTIEVALKLGVDPRKADQMIRGTVSLPHGTGKVARVIVFATGAAADAAREAGADEVGGDELIAKVEAGWVDFDSAVATPDLMGKVGRLGKVLGPRNLMPNPKTGTVTMDTAKAVAAIKGGRINFRIDKQSNLHFVIGKASFSQEQLTENLNTAMEEVVRLKPSTAKGKYLIKGAVATTFGPGIPLDVALYS; encoded by the coding sequence ATGGCAAAGCGTTCAAGAGCTTATTTAGAAGCAAAGGCAAAACTAGTCGAAGGCAAGCTTTACTCTCCAGAAGAGTCAGCAGCACTCGCGATTGACACCGCAGGCAAAAAGACCAACTCCACAATCGAAGTTGCTCTCAAGCTTGGGGTTGACCCTCGCAAGGCAGACCAGATGATCCGTGGCACAGTCTCATTGCCACATGGAACTGGAAAAGTTGCCCGCGTAATCGTTTTCGCAACCGGAGCCGCAGCAGATGCAGCTCGTGAAGCAGGGGCCGATGAGGTTGGTGGCGATGAGCTAATCGCCAAGGTTGAAGCCGGTTGGGTCGACTTTGATTCAGCAGTTGCAACCCCTGATTTGATGGGTAAGGTCGGTCGTCTAGGAAAGGTCCTAGGTCCACGCAATCTAATGCCAAACCCAAAGACCGGAACCGTGACCATGGACACCGCGAAGGCAGTTGCAGCCATCAAGGGTGGCCGCATCAACTTCCGCATTGACAAGCAGTCGAACCTTCACTTTGTAATTGGGAAGGCAAGTTTTTCTCAGGAGCAACTAACCGAGAACCTAAACACCGCAATGGAAGAGGTTGTTCGTCTAAAGCCTTCCACTGCAAAGGGTAAGTACCTAATCAAGGGAGCAGTTGCGACCACATTTGGTCCTGGCATCCCGCTTGATGTCGCTCTTTACAGCTAA